The genomic region ACCGTGTCGATTTCTATATTGATGGCATTGATGAGGGGATGACCGACGGCATCACAGTGAAAGGTGGAGGAGCGGCGCTAGCGCGTGAAAAGGTGCTCGCGACATTAGCCATGAGTTTTATCACTATTGCCGATAGCGGTCGTTTAGTCACTCAACTTGGGCAATTTCCGTTACCAGTGGAGGTGTTACCAGCAGCACAGAAAGCGGTTTTCAACGCTTTGCGAAGTTTAGGCGGAGAACCTGTACTAAGAGAAGGCTGCTTGACCGACAACGGCAACATAATTCTCGATGTTTCTGGCCTAGATCTTACCGAGCCTAAAAGCCGAGAAAGAGAGTTGAATGCAATTGCTGGGGTGGTTGAAAACGGCATCTTTGCGCAGCGTTCAGCAGATTTCATGGCGTTCTCAAATAGCGAAGGAACGCACTGGTTATCGAGAAAATGAGACCTCGCTAACAAGTCTATTTATAACTTACTCAGTAACAGATAATTAGGGACTAAACATGACGGAAAGCAATTTTTTACCCCGATCTCTGGGCTATCTTGACCTACATCACCAAGCGTTCTTGGATGATTTGTCGGGGTTAATTGCTATTCCGTCTGTGCGAGACTTGACCACAAGTGAAGAGAGCGCACCATTTGGTCGTTCAATTAGACAGGCGTTCGACTACTTAATTGAATTCGCACAGCGTGAAGGTTTTGAAGTAAGAGATCACCAGGGTTATGCGCTGGACATTTGCTTTGGTCAAGGCGAGCAAGAAATAGCTATTTTGCACCATGTTGATGTTGTTGAAGCTGGTGATTTGAATGAATGGAACACACCGCCATTTGAAATGCATAAACAAGGTGATGAATTATACGGTCGAGGCGTTACAGACAACAAAGGCCCTTTGATGGCAAGTCTGTACATCCTCAAGATGTTTAAAGCACTGGATATGAAGCTCGATAAAACGATTCGAGTCATTATCGGTGGTGCAGAAGAGACAACTTGGGAATGTGTAGAACATTATTTTAAGCACAATCCTCAGCCAGAATATGGCTTTTCTCCTGATGGCGACTTCCCAATCGTCAATGGAGAAAAAGGAATCCTATATGCGTCATTTCAACGAGAACTCCCAACTCTCAATGACGTAGGAAGTTGCCAGATAGTCAGTATTGAAAGTGAACGTGACAGAACATCCACCTGCTATCAATTAACTGTGTACCTAACTGGCGAAAAAGCGGCTGAAGTTGCGGCGAGGTTTGCCACTTTTGCCAAAGTAACGCTCGTGGAAAATAAAGCGGGCATTGATAACTCACAGAAGGAGCTGTATTGCGTTGAACTATCAACGCCGTGGGAGAAGTCCCGCAACCCGCATAAAGTTGACAACTGTATGGAACAGCTTGTTATCCAAATGCGAAATGTTGAAGGTTTAGATGCTCATTCTCAAAGCTTGATTGAACTATTGGATGGATGCTTTGCGCAAGCAAGCGATGCTTCCAAATTAGGACTTGCGTATCAAGATGCTGAAATGGGAGCAACAACTTGTTGTGTTTCGTCTATTAACCTCGATCAACATAGTTACAACTTGGATTTTGATTTTCGGTTTCCTAAAGGCCTGACTATCGATCAAACTCGTACCCAACTCCAATACTTGTCCCAACAATATGGAGTGAGAATGATTGAACAGCAGTACTTACCTCTATCTTACCTCTCACCCGAAAGTGATCTTATCCAAGCGATGGGAAAAGCTTATTCCGAAGTTACAAGAACGGACGCTCAATGCTTTAGCAAAGGCGCGGCTTCGTATGCGCGTGCGTTAAACAATGGTGTTGCATTCGGACCTACTTTTCCTGGTGATGTGACTTGTGTTCATGAGCCCAACGAAAGGCTCAGCCTCAAGTCATTAAAAAGAGCAATAACAATATACGTGAAAGTTCTCATATCACTTTAGGAGTAAATTATGAGAGATAAGGTTCAAGCACTTGCTGGAGGTATGATGGTATCTATCATCGTACTGGTCATCGCAGGTATATTTATTGGTATAGGTGCGGGCGTTGTAAACCAAATGTCTGCAACTGACTCTGTTATTTGGGCATTTTTCAAACTGATGTTAGATCTAGGTTTGATGGTGATGCGCAACCTACCTCCATTCTTTGCGATTGGTTTGGCTTTTGCACTCGCTAAATCTGAGAAAGGATGGGCAGCCTTTACCGGTTTTACCATGTTCATGTGTTTCAATGTCGCTATCGGTTCGATTGCTGCATTTCACGGTTGGACTGCTGAAACTACCAGTGTTGCATCTTTGATGAATGATGCTGGTTACGACAAAGTCGCTGCACAAAACTTCAACTCTCTATGGGGAGAATCTTTAGGTATTTTCGCTTACAACATGGGTATCTTCAGCGGTATTCTTGTGGGCTGTATTACGGCTTGGATCCACAACCGTTTTTACAAATTTGAAATGCCTACGTTACTTAGCTTTTTCTCTGGCCCTCGCGCGGTAGTGATTTTTGCTTACTTCGCTATCATGCCAATTGCCCTTTTCGTTTACTATGCTTGGCCACCAATTGCAGGTGCTTTGCAGTCGCTAACAACGCTTATTACCAGCTCTGGTATCTTTGGTTCGTTCCTTTTCGGTGTGTTTGACAAAGGCCTATTACCGTTTGGTTTGCACCATTTGATCGCATTCCCTATCGAGTACACTCGAGTCGGTGGTGTTATGGAGATTGATGGTGTGGTTTATGAAGGCGTTCGTAATATTATGAACGGCCAAATGAGCTCACCAGAGGCAACGGGCTACATTACCCATAACTTCACTAGCGGACGAATTCCAATTCAAATTGGCGGTTTAACTGGCGCAGCTTATGCGATGTATGTGACGGCGAAAACACAAAATCGCAAGAAGGTTGCAGCTATCATGGTACCAGCCGTGTTCACAGCGGCAGTGATCGGTATCACTGAGCCTCTGGAGTACACCTTCTTATTTGTCCAGCCTTTCTTATTCTTTGCTGTTCACGTGCCTCTAAATGGATTGGCTTATGTGATCACTGAAATGATGGGTGTATCCATTCATGGTAACCAGCTGTTG from Vibrio gigantis harbors:
- the rpiA gene encoding ribose-5-phosphate isomerase RpiA, with translation MAMATRFIENLSQDCLRTKAAKVALEHVIDTLTPSSVIGIGTGATVEVFIQLLKHSGAEFSHCVSSSERSSKAIAEVGLKELAIAECDRVDFYIDGIDEGMTDGITVKGGGAALAREKVLATLAMSFITIADSGRLVTQLGQFPLPVEVLPAAQKAVFNALRSLGGEPVLREGCLTDNGNIILDVSGLDLTEPKSRERELNAIAGVVENGIFAQRSADFMAFSNSEGTHWLSRK
- a CDS encoding Sapep family Mn(2+)-dependent dipeptidase; the protein is MTESNFLPRSLGYLDLHHQAFLDDLSGLIAIPSVRDLTTSEESAPFGRSIRQAFDYLIEFAQREGFEVRDHQGYALDICFGQGEQEIAILHHVDVVEAGDLNEWNTPPFEMHKQGDELYGRGVTDNKGPLMASLYILKMFKALDMKLDKTIRVIIGGAEETTWECVEHYFKHNPQPEYGFSPDGDFPIVNGEKGILYASFQRELPTLNDVGSCQIVSIESERDRTSTCYQLTVYLTGEKAAEVAARFATFAKVTLVENKAGIDNSQKELYCVELSTPWEKSRNPHKVDNCMEQLVIQMRNVEGLDAHSQSLIELLDGCFAQASDASKLGLAYQDAEMGATTCCVSSINLDQHSYNLDFDFRFPKGLTIDQTRTQLQYLSQQYGVRMIEQQYLPLSYLSPESDLIQAMGKAYSEVTRTDAQCFSKGAASYARALNNGVAFGPTFPGDVTCVHEPNERLSLKSLKRAITIYVKVLISL
- a CDS encoding PTS transporter subunit EIIC; this encodes MRDKVQALAGGMMVSIIVLVIAGIFIGIGAGVVNQMSATDSVIWAFFKLMLDLGLMVMRNLPPFFAIGLAFALAKSEKGWAAFTGFTMFMCFNVAIGSIAAFHGWTAETTSVASLMNDAGYDKVAAQNFNSLWGESLGIFAYNMGIFSGILVGCITAWIHNRFYKFEMPTLLSFFSGPRAVVIFAYFAIMPIALFVYYAWPPIAGALQSLTTLITSSGIFGSFLFGVFDKGLLPFGLHHLIAFPIEYTRVGGVMEIDGVVYEGVRNIMNGQMSSPEATGYITHNFTSGRIPIQIGGLTGAAYAMYVTAKTQNRKKVAAIMVPAVFTAAVIGITEPLEYTFLFVQPFLFFAVHVPLNGLAYVITEMMGVSIHGNQLLFMVPNLLQPEKVHAWALLWIVPLYFVIYFYTFKFFILKFDSKTPGREEDDGDIALYSKEDFKKKKEQTSKGLPAEIIEALGGADNIENVANCATRLRVSLHDESLAASDKVWKQELNAIGVVRMNKGIQVIYGANVITIASGIKEALGVDS